One Janthinobacterium sp. TB1-E2 genomic region harbors:
- a CDS encoding flagellar biosynthesis protein FlhA — protein MNFLNRLVAEMRRHKFATPLFLLVILAMIILPLPPVLLDILFTFNIVLALIVILVSVSAKRPLDFSVFPTVILATTMLRLTLNVASTRVVLLHGHTGADAAGKVIEAFGNVVIGGNFVVGIVVFVILMIINFAVVTKGAERISEVSARFTLDALPGKQMAIDADLNAGLINQEKAQIRRKDVAAEADFYGAMDGASKFVRGDAVASILILIINMVGGVAIGSLMHDLSFGDAFRQYALLTIGDGLVAQIPALLLSAAAAILVTRISDSGDFEQQVAGQVLTSPTVIYSAAGMMVALALIPGMPWFMFMTFAGVLAFVAWRLTKRVKGPDAAGMAAIEAALRDDKPAELEWQQLPAVQPLMVMLGYKLVGMVDKTQGEPLNKRVKGVRQSLSESMGLLLPNIGVRDDLALKPSQYAIVLSGTVVAQAEVQADRLMAIPSPNVYGQLDGIPGIEPAYGMPVTWIEPGEKAHALGLGYQVIEAPSVIATHLSKMVREYLPELFRHEDVSNMMERLTALSPKLAGALDKALTHTQLLRVFRVLLAENVSLKDIVPIATTLLDSSETTKDPILLAAEVRCALRRQIVSGLFGQKMEMQAFNLGGELENMLLGSLNQARQSGKVTLDNYPIDPHLLSQLQVNMPVAREQMKQQATPPLLLVLPQIRPLLARYARLFAPGLHVLSYNEIPENREVSIIGTVG, from the coding sequence ATGAATTTCCTGAACCGGTTGGTTGCCGAAATGCGCCGCCACAAGTTCGCCACGCCGCTGTTCCTGCTGGTGATCCTGGCGATGATCATCTTGCCGCTGCCGCCCGTGCTGCTCGATATCTTGTTCACTTTCAATATCGTGCTGGCACTGATCGTCATCCTCGTCAGCGTGTCGGCCAAGCGGCCGCTCGATTTCTCCGTCTTCCCGACGGTGATCCTGGCCACCACCATGCTCAGGCTGACCCTGAACGTGGCGTCGACGCGCGTGGTGTTGCTGCACGGCCATACGGGCGCGGATGCGGCCGGTAAGGTGATCGAGGCGTTTGGTAACGTGGTGATCGGCGGTAACTTCGTCGTCGGTATCGTGGTCTTCGTGATCTTGATGATCATCAACTTCGCCGTCGTCACCAAGGGCGCCGAGCGTATCTCGGAAGTGTCGGCGCGCTTTACCCTCGATGCCTTGCCAGGCAAGCAGATGGCGATTGACGCTGACCTGAACGCCGGCCTGATCAACCAGGAAAAAGCCCAGATCCGCCGCAAGGACGTGGCCGCGGAAGCGGATTTCTATGGCGCCATGGACGGCGCGTCGAAGTTCGTGCGCGGCGACGCCGTCGCCAGTATTCTGATCTTGATCATCAACATGGTCGGCGGCGTGGCCATCGGCTCGCTGATGCACGACCTGTCGTTCGGCGACGCCTTCCGCCAGTACGCACTGCTGACCATCGGTGATGGCCTGGTGGCGCAGATCCCGGCGCTGCTGCTGTCGGCCGCGGCCGCCATCCTGGTGACCCGTATCAGCGATTCGGGCGACTTCGAACAGCAAGTGGCAGGCCAGGTGCTGACGTCGCCAACGGTGATCTACAGCGCGGCCGGCATGATGGTGGCGCTGGCATTGATCCCGGGCATGCCGTGGTTCATGTTCATGACCTTTGCCGGCGTGCTGGCCTTCGTGGCCTGGCGTTTGACCAAGCGCGTGAAGGGACCCGACGCGGCCGGCATGGCGGCCATCGAGGCGGCCTTGCGCGATGACAAGCCGGCCGAACTGGAATGGCAGCAATTGCCGGCCGTACAGCCGCTGATGGTGATGCTCGGCTATAAATTGGTCGGCATGGTGGATAAAACCCAGGGCGAACCGCTGAACAAGCGCGTCAAGGGCGTGCGCCAGAGCCTGTCCGAATCGATGGGCTTGCTGTTGCCGAACATCGGCGTGCGCGACGACCTGGCCCTGAAGCCGTCGCAGTATGCGATCGTGCTGTCGGGCACCGTGGTGGCGCAGGCGGAAGTGCAGGCCGACCGCCTGATGGCTATCCCGTCGCCGAACGTGTATGGCCAGCTCGACGGCATCCCCGGCATCGAGCCGGCCTACGGCATGCCCGTCACGTGGATCGAACCGGGCGAAAAAGCACATGCGCTGGGCCTCGGCTACCAGGTCATCGAGGCGCCCAGCGTGATCGCCACGCACTTGTCGAAGATGGTGCGCGAATACCTGCCGGAACTGTTCCGCCACGAAGATGTGTCGAACATGATGGAGCGGCTGACGGCCCTGTCGCCCAAGCTCGCTGGCGCGCTGGACAAGGCGCTGACGCATACGCAGCTGCTGCGCGTGTTCCGCGTCTTGCTGGCGGAAAATGTGTCACTGAAGGATATCGTGCCCATCGCCACCACCTTGCTCGACAGTTCGGAAACGACCAAGGATCCGATCCTGCTGGCGGCCGAAGTGCGCTGTGCGCTGCGGCGCCAGATCGTCAGCGGCCTGTTCGGCCAGAAGATGGAAATGCAGGCGTTTAACCTGGGCGGCGAACTGGAAAACATGCTGCTTGGTTCCCTTAACCAGGCGCGCCAGTCGGGCAAGGTGACTTTGGACAACTATCCGATCGACCCGCATCTGCTGTCGCAGCTGCAAGTGAACATGCCGGTGGCGCGCGAGCAGATGAAGCAGCAGGCCACGCCGCCGCTGCTGCTGGTACTGCCGCAGATCCGTCCGCTGCTGGCCCGCTATGCGCGCCTGTTCGCGCCTGGCCTGCACGTGCTGTCGTATAACGAAATCCCGGAAAACCGCGAAGTGAGCATCATCGGCACGGTGGGGTAA
- a CDS encoding EscU/YscU/HrcU family type III secretion system export apparatus switch protein, giving the protein MADSSTGDKTEKASAQKLKKSRQEGQVVRSRDLSTALGILISMKVFIYLLPGYLVSFRELFAMSFMPLDSKGALENAMSMAFTTSVGLLIKMIVPLFCVPLFVVLGSLIPGGWVISTKNWAPKMERLSPAKNLGRLVSPKHGFEFGLSIAKAAVLGMVLVHVSRSSLTQYVDLQHRPLQQAMLDGSALMLDGLMALISVFVLFAIIDVPAQAFFFARNQRMSKQDVKEEHKSSEGRPEVRQRIRQLQQQIGRRSVRKTVPDADVVIVNPEHYAVALKYDQDRAEAPFVVAKGVDEMALYIRQVAKEHNIETLELPPLARAIYNTSQVQQQIPVQLYQAVSQVLNYILQLKAFRTGQRAAQPPFPTEVVVPSHLSEVVPS; this is encoded by the coding sequence ATGGCGGATAGCAGCACGGGCGACAAAACAGAAAAGGCTTCAGCACAGAAGCTGAAGAAATCGCGCCAGGAAGGGCAGGTGGTGCGTTCGCGCGACCTGTCGACGGCGCTGGGCATCCTGATCAGCATGAAGGTCTTCATTTACCTGCTGCCCGGTTATCTGGTCAGCTTTCGCGAACTGTTCGCCATGTCCTTCATGCCGCTCGACAGCAAGGGCGCGCTGGAAAATGCCATGTCGATGGCGTTTACCACGTCGGTGGGCTTGCTGATCAAGATGATCGTGCCGCTGTTCTGCGTGCCTTTGTTCGTCGTGCTCGGCTCCTTGATCCCTGGCGGCTGGGTCATCAGCACGAAGAACTGGGCGCCGAAGATGGAGCGCCTGAGCCCGGCCAAGAACCTGGGCCGCCTCGTGTCGCCCAAGCACGGCTTTGAATTCGGCTTGTCGATCGCCAAGGCCGCCGTGCTGGGCATGGTACTCGTGCACGTGAGCCGCTCCAGCCTGACGCAGTACGTGGATTTGCAACACCGGCCCCTGCAGCAGGCCATGCTCGATGGCTCGGCGCTGATGCTCGACGGCCTGATGGCGCTCATTTCCGTCTTCGTGCTGTTTGCCATCATCGACGTGCCGGCGCAGGCGTTTTTCTTTGCCCGCAACCAGCGCATGAGCAAGCAGGACGTCAAGGAAGAACATAAAAGCAGCGAAGGGCGGCCCGAAGTGCGCCAGCGCATCCGCCAGCTGCAGCAGCAGATCGGCCGGCGCAGCGTGCGCAAGACCGTGCCCGACGCCGACGTGGTGATCGTCAATCCCGAGCATTACGCCGTCGCATTGAAGTATGACCAGGACCGCGCCGAGGCGCCGTTCGTCGTTGCCAAGGGCGTCGACGAGATGGCGCTGTATATCCGGCAAGTGGCGAAGGAACACAATATCGAAACGCTGGAGTTGCCGCCGCTGGCGCGCGCCATCTACAACACCAGCCAGGTGCAGCAGCAGATTCCCGTGCAGCTGTACCAGGCCGTGTCGCAGGTGCTTAACTACATACTGCAGCTGAAAGCATTCCGTACTGGGCAGCGCGCCGCCCAGCCCCCATTTCCCACCGAGGTGGTCGTGCCATCTCATTTGAGCGAGGTAGTACCTTCATGA
- a CDS encoding flagellin has translation MLSIHTNTAALSAQRAMGWAQQMLSTSMTRLSTGFRINSAMDDAAGLQIATRLSAQTSGMAVAMRNTQNSTSLLQTAEGAFGEVTSMLVRMKDLATQAADASSNQKDREAMQGEYDALGAELYNVITNTRYGGTLLLGNGSAGVGTLSQAMTFQIGATGSETMQFSVAGDMGALNAALQAISVNFAPGATAGSEFASNSSANGMIDMLAAAVDKVGSVRSALGATANRLGHIYNNLSNMVTNTKAAIGRIMDVDYAAESANMTSAQMLMQASTAMLKQSQSMSKLILSLLQ, from the coding sequence GTGCTGAGCATTCATACCAATACTGCCGCACTGTCAGCCCAGCGGGCCATGGGCTGGGCACAGCAAATGCTGTCGACGTCGATGACGCGCCTCTCCACGGGCTTTCGCATCAACTCGGCCATGGACGACGCGGCCGGCTTGCAGATCGCTACCCGGCTGAGCGCCCAGACCAGCGGCATGGCGGTGGCCATGCGCAACACGCAAAACAGTACTTCCCTGCTGCAGACGGCCGAAGGCGCGTTTGGCGAAGTGACCAGCATGCTCGTGCGCATGAAGGACCTGGCCACCCAGGCAGCTGACGCCTCGTCGAACCAGAAGGACCGCGAGGCCATGCAGGGCGAATACGATGCGCTGGGCGCCGAGCTGTACAACGTCATAACGAACACCCGCTACGGCGGCACTTTATTGCTGGGCAACGGCAGCGCCGGCGTGGGTACCTTGTCGCAAGCCATGACGTTCCAGATCGGCGCCACCGGCAGCGAAACCATGCAGTTCAGCGTGGCGGGCGACATGGGCGCGCTCAACGCGGCACTACAGGCGATCTCCGTCAATTTCGCGCCAGGCGCCACCGCCGGCAGCGAATTTGCCAGCAACAGCAGCGCCAATGGCATGATCGACATGCTGGCGGCGGCCGTCGACAAGGTCGGCAGCGTGCGCTCGGCGCTGGGCGCCACCGCGAACCGGCTTGGACACATCTACAATAACCTGTCCAACATGGTCACCAACACCAAGGCCGCCATCGGCCGCATCATGGACGTCGACTACGCGGCTGAAAGCGCCAACATGACGTCGGCGCAAATGCTGATGCAAGCGAGTACGGCCATGCTCAAGCAAAGCCAGAGCATGAGCAAGCTGATTCTTTCTTTATTACAATAA
- a CDS encoding flagellin, which yields MLSLHTNAASLSAQNSISNTQSKLSTSMTRLSTGFRINSAMDDAAGLQIATRLKAQTSGMTVAMNNTQNSTSLLQTAEGAFAEVTNMLVRMKDLATQASDASSTGADKTAMQAEYNALGQELYNVMTNTTFGGTKLLGDGAAAASGTLSTSMTFQIGASSTEKMSFDVSGNLTALNAALTGLSKNFSSAASTGATELTATANATIGLLATAIDSVSTVRSALGATANRLDHVNTNLSNIATNTKAATGRIMDTDFATESSNMTSSQMLLQAGTAMLKQSNSMSSMVMSLLQ from the coding sequence ATGCTGAGCCTTCACACCAACGCTGCTTCCCTGTCGGCACAAAATTCGATCTCGAATACCCAATCCAAACTGTCGACTTCGATGACGCGCCTGAGCACCGGCTTCCGTATCAACTCGGCAATGGATGACGCTGCCGGTCTGCAAATCGCCACCCGCCTGAAAGCACAAACCAGCGGCATGACCGTTGCGATGAACAACACGCAAAACAGCACCTCGCTGCTGCAAACGGCTGAAGGCGCTTTCGCTGAAGTCACCAACATGCTGGTGCGCATGAAAGACTTGGCAACCCAGGCTTCCGATGCTTCGTCGACCGGCGCCGACAAGACCGCCATGCAAGCTGAATACAATGCACTGGGTCAAGAGCTGTACAACGTGATGACCAACACCACGTTCGGCGGCACCAAGCTGCTGGGCGACGGCGCAGCTGCCGCCTCCGGCACGCTGTCGACGTCGATGACGTTCCAGATCGGTGCAAGCTCGACGGAAAAAATGAGCTTTGACGTTTCCGGCAACCTGACCGCGCTGAACGCAGCCCTGACCGGCCTGAGCAAAAACTTCTCGTCGGCAGCATCGACGGGCGCAACGGAACTGACCGCCACCGCCAACGCCACCATCGGCCTGCTGGCTACCGCCATCGACAGCGTCAGCACCGTGCGTTCGGCACTGGGCGCGACGGCTAACCGTCTGGACCACGTCAACACCAACTTGTCGAACATCGCCACCAACACCAAAGCCGCTACCGGCCGCATCATGGACACCGACTTCGCTACCGAAAGCTCGAACATGACGTCGTCGCAAATGCTGCTGCAAGCTGGTACCGCGATGCTGAAACAAAGCAACAGCATGTCCTCGATGGTCATGTCCCTGCTGCAATAA